Proteins from a genomic interval of Methanofollis formosanus:
- a CDS encoding PEGA domain-containing protein: MNVKNLLVVGLILTALLVSAASAADLVVMPQSSTSAIGEVTDVTLRVENVNHLGGFDIDLCWDPSVVVLDPEPGSVTIGPLFSGDVNDTAYASQNGRVRVAAVNASLEGVSGTADLFTVRLKTVDDTGKSTPVAAVVNNYGFLNSTSGDDIPVNPVTNATITSQRVNRIVSEVGVASSSVSVNSSTYGVFTVANQRGVPTSELTINTTIYAPDGSVFNTAERKGIILKAYEQNVQRTEWTPTQTGTYVLNVTVTSDTDLPVVGTTTAERSVTVREFSLEFHPHVYGYSRPQVDTWFWMVWYVKPSESGKVHLNLSVPESIEVMGGTECDPWMNGGALNYVSFRMRATEIGTFTRDRFNLTASAHGKTASKASTHDIYVWVPSLEVSSVDSVNVDAVGDFEMSYNTLHTNSTYDNQTVITVQSGARGRTLAGLGYLVGYPYGCVEQTTSRMLASLNVKNYYLERPDRPADFQIIRNDANTSVSNGVVKLVRGGQVGQHEDGGWSLWGCGESESSSSSYAAYTLARVNESGEDLNRLLDGNVSTGPTVGDDTVNFEKAVEWFHGYPDDPSSNTWTWSAGVCHAWTPTSNTGFVMLIHDMIRDQGTVAEPYATYMTENMQNATRYFVETQAGDGSWGGNHDTAMATALGLWGLEAYGTPSADVTQSQIDDAKANAVAWLLENQDVDGHWKVGRFYGYSSSGRNSESTAYAVLALNATGIPAENKTIQNGVNWLVEQYESGGKWGYTWATQAAIDALIHCQPIEISTGELSISIDGNDICTLTVDDANPKVEYILTADQMATVMADGDLKREISDYSKVMQHAVTVTRNNGDGMILVSIENTQRAPVNEIDDPIEDTGTILSTGGIIPDTGSPDVVRFSENMDILGDAAPGDLFDTVTLASDPSPLVANESGKVTIQVVSGVQDVFSPMIEVPIEGFTFANGTIEENGIGVSYEVLNGSVNTDSTSIFIEPTKWLKDTTYTYVFDAKPTHVGALNFNLRFKALNDESNVTLVEKDLAVTGRGDVAVKVTDENDSPVEATIVLDGLSQTATSHTFEGLLAGTYPLSVSKVGYTTVNTTVGVQANGETNVTVMMPTDLSTPRLILSHGSGMLAGVSEVPGRLSAGFAENATYNATVVGNGGEIGLALEFPQRFMLNDPVVRLNGGGVLDPSEYEIREGTFEYDDYNDKYSSSNATIIIYSAPIGLNTIEIGLTGTRLGDANGDGKLTLYDPIRILACYNQDEGGYAEWISAYDYMDTFEREKHKITLFDAITALSDYNEQG; encoded by the coding sequence ATGAATGTGAAAAATCTCCTGGTGGTGGGGCTCATCCTCACCGCCCTTCTGGTATCAGCGGCATCCGCGGCTGACCTTGTGGTCATGCCCCAGAGTTCTACCAGTGCAATCGGTGAGGTCACCGATGTGACACTGCGGGTTGAGAATGTGAACCATCTCGGTGGGTTCGATATCGACCTCTGCTGGGATCCCTCGGTGGTCGTGCTTGACCCCGAACCGGGCAGCGTGACCATCGGTCCGCTCTTCTCCGGCGATGTGAACGACACCGCGTATGCAAGCCAGAATGGGCGTGTCCGGGTGGCGGCGGTGAACGCCAGTCTTGAAGGTGTCTCGGGCACCGCCGACCTCTTCACCGTCCGCCTGAAGACCGTCGACGACACCGGGAAGTCGACCCCTGTCGCGGCGGTCGTGAACAACTATGGGTTCCTCAACTCGACAAGCGGCGACGACATCCCGGTGAACCCGGTCACGAACGCCACGATCACCTCGCAGCGGGTCAACCGCATCGTCTCGGAAGTCGGGGTTGCGAGTTCGAGCGTCTCGGTAAATTCCAGTACCTACGGGGTCTTTACGGTGGCCAACCAGCGCGGTGTCCCGACCTCGGAACTGACGATCAACACCACCATCTATGCCCCCGACGGCTCGGTCTTCAACACCGCCGAACGGAAGGGGATTATCCTGAAGGCATACGAGCAGAATGTGCAGCGGACCGAATGGACGCCGACGCAGACCGGCACGTATGTCCTGAATGTGACGGTGACCTCCGACACCGATCTCCCGGTCGTCGGAACCACCACGGCGGAGCGCTCGGTGACCGTGCGCGAGTTCAGCCTTGAGTTCCATCCGCATGTCTACGGCTACTCCCGTCCCCAGGTGGACACATGGTTCTGGATGGTCTGGTATGTCAAACCAAGTGAGAGCGGGAAGGTGCATCTGAACCTGAGTGTGCCGGAGAGTATCGAGGTCATGGGCGGGACCGAATGTGATCCGTGGATGAACGGCGGTGCCCTGAACTATGTCTCGTTCCGTATGCGTGCCACCGAGATCGGTACCTTTACCAGGGACCGGTTCAACCTGACGGCGTCGGCGCACGGGAAGACGGCCTCGAAAGCGAGCACTCACGATATTTACGTCTGGGTGCCTTCGCTGGAGGTCTCGTCGGTGGATTCGGTGAACGTTGACGCCGTTGGTGATTTCGAGATGTCCTACAACACCCTCCACACCAACAGCACCTATGACAACCAGACCGTTATCACCGTGCAGTCGGGCGCCCGCGGCCGGACGCTCGCCGGTCTTGGCTATCTTGTCGGCTATCCGTATGGGTGTGTTGAGCAGACGACGTCGAGAATGCTTGCTTCACTGAACGTGAAGAACTACTATCTTGAACGCCCGGACAGGCCGGCCGATTTCCAGATCATCCGCAATGATGCGAACACCTCGGTGAGCAACGGTGTGGTCAAACTGGTGCGCGGGGGCCAAGTCGGTCAGCATGAAGACGGCGGCTGGAGCCTCTGGGGCTGCGGCGAATCCGAGTCCTCTTCCAGTTCGTACGCCGCCTACACGCTGGCGAGGGTGAACGAGTCGGGCGAAGACCTGAACCGCCTGCTGGACGGCAATGTCAGCACCGGTCCCACGGTCGGCGACGACACGGTCAACTTCGAGAAAGCGGTCGAGTGGTTCCACGGGTACCCGGACGATCCGTCGAGCAATACATGGACGTGGAGCGCTGGTGTCTGCCACGCATGGACTCCGACCTCGAACACCGGGTTCGTGATGCTGATCCATGACATGATCCGTGATCAGGGCACGGTCGCAGAGCCCTATGCAACCTACATGACGGAGAACATGCAGAACGCCACGCGGTACTTCGTTGAAACTCAGGCCGGTGACGGTTCCTGGGGCGGCAACCACGACACGGCGATGGCGACTGCGCTTGGGCTCTGGGGCCTGGAGGCCTATGGGACTCCCTCGGCCGATGTGACGCAGAGCCAGATCGACGACGCAAAGGCAAACGCGGTTGCCTGGCTTCTCGAAAACCAGGACGTCGACGGCCACTGGAAGGTCGGTCGCTTCTATGGATACAGCAGTAGTGGCCGGAACTCCGAGAGTACCGCCTATGCGGTCCTCGCCCTCAACGCCACCGGCATCCCCGCGGAGAACAAGACGATCCAGAATGGCGTGAACTGGCTTGTTGAGCAGTACGAATCCGGCGGGAAGTGGGGTTACACCTGGGCAACGCAGGCGGCGATCGACGCCCTGATCCACTGTCAGCCCATCGAGATCAGTACGGGCGAGCTCTCGATCTCCATCGACGGGAACGACATCTGCACGCTGACGGTCGACGACGCCAACCCGAAGGTGGAGTACATCCTCACCGCCGATCAGATGGCGACGGTGATGGCGGACGGTGACCTGAAACGCGAGATCTCCGATTACTCGAAGGTCATGCAGCACGCCGTCACGGTGACCAGGAACAACGGCGACGGTATGATCCTGGTCTCGATTGAGAACACGCAGCGCGCGCCGGTGAACGAGATCGACGATCCCATCGAGGACACCGGCACCATCCTGTCGACCGGCGGCATCATTCCCGACACCGGATCGCCGGATGTGGTCAGGTTCTCAGAGAACATGGACATCCTCGGCGACGCCGCACCCGGGGATCTCTTCGACACGGTGACCCTCGCCTCCGACCCGTCCCCGCTTGTTGCGAACGAGTCCGGAAAGGTGACAATCCAGGTAGTCTCCGGTGTTCAGGACGTCTTCTCGCCGATGATCGAGGTGCCGATCGAGGGCTTCACCTTTGCAAACGGCACCATCGAGGAGAATGGAATAGGAGTATCCTACGAGGTGCTGAACGGTTCGGTCAACACCGACTCGACCTCGATCTTCATCGAGCCCACCAAATGGCTCAAAGATACGACCTACACCTATGTATTCGACGCCAAACCCACTCATGTGGGAGCCCTCAACTTCAACCTCAGGTTCAAGGCGCTCAATGACGAGAGCAATGTCACGCTTGTCGAGAAGGATCTGGCCGTCACCGGCCGCGGCGATGTGGCGGTGAAGGTCACCGACGAGAACGACAGCCCGGTCGAGGCGACGATCGTCCTCGACGGTTTGAGCCAGACGGCGACGAGTCACACCTTCGAAGGTCTGCTTGCGGGCACCTATCCGCTCTCGGTCTCGAAGGTGGGATACACCACGGTGAACACGACGGTGGGTGTCCAGGCGAACGGCGAGACCAATGTCACGGTGATGATGCCGACAGACCTCTCGACTCCGCGGTTGATTCTCTCCCACGGCAGCGGTATGCTTGCCGGTGTCTCGGAGGTTCCGGGCAGACTCTCCGCGGGCTTTGCGGAGAACGCCACCTACAATGCGACGGTCGTCGGGAACGGTGGAGAGATCGGACTTGCGCTGGAGTTCCCGCAGCGGTTTATGCTGAATGACCCGGTTGTGCGTTTGAACGGCGGCGGGGTACTTGACCCGAGCGAGTATGAGATCAGGGAGGGGACGTTTGAGTATGACGATTATAATGATAAGTATTCATCAAGTAATGCTACAATTATAATCTACAGCGCCCCGATCGGATTAAATACCATTGAGATTGGTCTGACCGGGACAAGGCTCGGTGATGCCAATGGAGATGGGAAACTCACGCTGTACGATCCCATTCGGATTCTCGCGTGCTACAATCAGGACGAAGGTGGATATGCGGAATGGATCAGTGCGTATGATTATATGGACACCTTTGAACGAGAAAAACACAAAATAACTCTATTTGATGCAATAACAGCATTAAGTGACTACAATGAACAGGGGTGA
- a CDS encoding PKD domain-containing protein, translating to MKALKNDGSSSEIGLVMREVTAVGGSDITDSFTVVNGTFSTLDEVAPNITFATPQTVSSTFNVAGTIADVGGMGTATAYLVNATENVTVELPLTQTAPDTWTFDSGVTWPVYEPVTIKVSATDAAGNSDMESKMVEVSEIGFSKEEPSGYINAQPDKIRVFTTQMNKSTVTLTLTSPESVDIPLNVTFDGNYAQNTSVPPLVDGTWGVTARGEDNTEIGGVYILEWSFALDREPPVINSFSITDTDGDGYLEAGEVLNFNWDVSGAGAVHLMDNKTHEVFFVSTDLTGTNSTTIDVGNRNMVFAAFDEAGNAAYVPFHLYYNYMAWINSTRIGTVSGIDTNLSAVRQLDLTAQGSVVFYNAREAPCVPIGTVKRSVAGVGQVTNDTYVKVDNTANATYSGADTYDCVWTYNPCSDLDFLVGAPCIDAANLVILEANESYIAQLAHEGKAARDTIDYNNLIQKCAWIFIDGGYTKIKINPDGTFTQPVAEGKSLKVAASGNIVDTFRIADNQVNLTAGYHLSAQVHNGTTLPAITLPVGDYALATISMDGDRIGVITGMPFTVMEAPDVGTVPASVVRGTSFTAAFPSECDCIGAVVIRNATWDGQVEVDACTLGVDSLCVNLTYDGIPATKKLYGNVYASPDAAEYAYARNASSVSVPTDGLLPGTYDVHLAAVCEENGTVKSYGYHQIVVQSPSAPVAAFNADPMSGFAPLTVTFTDASTGQINTWYWEFGDGTTCWNQNPSPHVYNAPGTYQVNLTVWGYGGNSKVSKEIVVISPTPVANFTANPTSGNAPLTVTFTDASTGNINTWAWEFGDGTTCGNQNPSPHIYNAPGTYQVNLTVTGPTGSDTKSTEITVTDVPPAPVANFIASPTSGYAPLTVTLTDRSTGNITSWFWDFGDGTNSTKQNVTTHTFGSVGTYLVNLTVTGPGGSAYKTATITVKKKSSGGGGGGGGGSHTVPPVEPTGPSVPGPSLWSTFSLSGASFSTTDGVQTFSIDLDKAERVKVEGDTVTFSKNGLVFEIKGSDLKKSGNTLTGTVNSLKIKSGLLEGSENVSARFTAEFPYFPVNATIGADLIENVSENVASAYSLALLDEGLDVSEIAYTMKVTKKGIEKCGPATITMTVSPEWVTARGGVDKIRILRMADDGTTQVLETVFKGYDTDGQYVFEAVSPDGLSEIGLVAVTESTAVTVKPTDVGVGAETPTTIPAGGDETPAEGGLPVGLIAVVLVAIVAIAAVGYYFQKKE from the coding sequence ATGAAAGCATTGAAGAACGACGGCAGTTCTTCAGAGATCGGTCTGGTAATGCGGGAGGTAACTGCTGTTGGTGGTAGTGATATTACCGATTCGTTTACTGTCGTCAACGGCACCTTCTCCACCCTCGACGAGGTCGCTCCCAACATCACCTTTGCCACCCCCCAGACGGTCTCCTCCACCTTTAACGTCGCCGGTACGATCGCCGATGTCGGCGGCATGGGCACGGCGACTGCTTATCTGGTCAATGCCACGGAAAACGTGACTGTGGAACTGCCTCTCACCCAGACCGCCCCCGACACCTGGACCTTCGATAGCGGGGTCACCTGGCCGGTCTACGAACCGGTGACCATCAAGGTCTCGGCCACCGACGCCGCCGGCAACTCCGACATGGAGTCGAAGATGGTCGAGGTATCTGAGATTGGATTTTCGAAAGAAGAACCGAGCGGCTACATCAACGCGCAACCTGACAAGATCAGGGTTTTTACCACGCAGATGAACAAGTCCACGGTCACGCTGACTCTCACCAGTCCTGAATCCGTGGATATCCCCCTCAATGTAACTTTCGACGGCAACTATGCACAGAACACTTCGGTTCCCCCACTCGTTGACGGTACCTGGGGGGTGACCGCCCGCGGAGAGGACAACACCGAAATCGGAGGAGTTTACATCCTTGAATGGTCCTTCGCTCTCGACCGGGAACCGCCGGTGATTAACTCCTTCAGCATCACCGACACCGACGGTGACGGCTATCTTGAGGCCGGCGAAGTGCTGAACTTCAACTGGGATGTCTCCGGTGCGGGCGCCGTCCACCTCATGGACAACAAGACTCATGAGGTCTTCTTCGTCTCGACCGACCTCACCGGCACCAACAGCACGACCATCGACGTCGGCAACCGCAATATGGTCTTTGCCGCATTCGACGAGGCAGGAAACGCTGCATACGTGCCCTTCCACCTGTATTACAACTACATGGCGTGGATCAACTCCACCAGGATCGGCACGGTCTCGGGCATCGACACGAACCTCTCTGCGGTGCGCCAGCTCGACCTGACCGCGCAGGGCTCGGTTGTCTTCTATAATGCCCGCGAGGCTCCTTGCGTTCCGATCGGCACGGTCAAAAGGTCGGTGGCAGGGGTCGGCCAGGTGACGAACGACACCTATGTCAAGGTCGACAACACTGCCAACGCCACCTACTCCGGCGCAGACACCTATGACTGTGTCTGGACCTACAACCCGTGCAGCGATCTCGACTTCCTTGTGGGGGCACCCTGCATCGATGCCGCAAATCTCGTGATCCTGGAGGCAAACGAAAGTTACATCGCCCAGCTAGCCCATGAAGGCAAGGCCGCACGCGACACGATCGATTACAACAACCTCATCCAGAAGTGTGCCTGGATATTCATCGACGGCGGGTACACGAAGATCAAGATCAACCCCGACGGAACCTTCACCCAGCCTGTCGCCGAGGGCAAATCCCTGAAGGTCGCTGCCTCGGGCAATATCGTCGATACCTTCCGTATTGCCGATAACCAGGTCAACCTGACCGCCGGGTACCACCTGAGTGCGCAGGTCCACAACGGCACCACGCTCCCGGCCATCACGCTCCCGGTCGGCGACTATGCTCTTGCCACCATCAGCATGGACGGTGACAGGATCGGTGTTATCACCGGGATGCCCTTCACCGTCATGGAGGCTCCCGACGTAGGGACGGTGCCCGCCTCGGTGGTTCGTGGCACGTCCTTCACCGCCGCCTTCCCATCAGAATGCGATTGCATCGGTGCGGTGGTTATCAGAAATGCTACCTGGGACGGACAGGTTGAGGTCGACGCCTGCACCCTCGGTGTTGACTCGCTCTGTGTGAACCTGACATATGACGGTATCCCGGCTACGAAGAAACTCTACGGCAACGTCTATGCCAGTCCCGATGCCGCCGAGTACGCTTACGCCAGAAACGCAAGTTCGGTCTCGGTCCCGACCGACGGTCTCCTCCCTGGAACCTATGATGTCCACCTGGCCGCCGTCTGTGAGGAGAACGGCACGGTCAAATCCTACGGCTACCACCAGATCGTAGTGCAGAGCCCGTCCGCCCCGGTCGCTGCCTTCAATGCGGACCCGATGAGCGGGTTCGCGCCGCTCACCGTGACCTTCACCGACGCCTCCACCGGCCAGATCAACACCTGGTACTGGGAGTTCGGGGACGGCACCACCTGCTGGAATCAGAACCCGTCCCCCCATGTCTACAACGCCCCGGGCACCTATCAGGTGAACCTGACCGTGTGGGGTTACGGCGGCAACAGCAAGGTTTCAAAGGAGATCGTCGTCATATCCCCGACGCCGGTCGCCAACTTTACCGCAAACCCGACGAGCGGGAATGCACCGCTCACCGTGACCTTCACCGACGCTTCCACCGGGAACATCAACACCTGGGCATGGGAGTTCGGTGACGGTACCACCTGCGGTAATCAGAACCCGTCCCCTCACATCTACAACGCCCCGGGTACCTATCAGGTGAACCTGACGGTGACCGGCCCGACCGGCAGCGATACGAAATCCACCGAGATCACCGTGACCGACGTGCCTCCTGCACCGGTCGCGAACTTCATCGCAAGCCCGACGAGCGGGTACGCACCGCTCACCGTGACCCTCACCGACAGATCTACCGGGAACATCACCTCCTGGTTCTGGGACTTCGGTGACGGCACGAACTCGACAAAACAGAATGTCACAACCCATACCTTCGGTTCGGTCGGAACCTATCTGGTGAACCTGACCGTGACCGGTCCTGGCGGCAGTGCCTACAAAACCGCGACCATCACTGTCAAGAAGAAGTCGTCCGGCGGCGGTGGCGGCGGTGGCGGCGGGAGCCACACCGTTCCGCCAGTCGAACCGACCGGCCCCTCAGTCCCCGGCCCCAGTCTCTGGTCCACCTTCTCCCTGAGCGGTGCGTCCTTCTCCACCACTGACGGCGTCCAGACCTTCTCGATCGACCTCGATAAGGCGGAACGCGTCAAGGTCGAAGGCGACACCGTCACCTTCAGTAAGAACGGCCTGGTCTTTGAAATCAAGGGTTCTGACCTCAAAAAGTCAGGGAACACCCTCACCGGCACCGTCAACTCGTTGAAGATCAAGTCCGGGCTGCTCGAAGGCTCTGAAAACGTGTCTGCACGGTTCACGGCAGAGTTCCCGTACTTCCCGGTGAACGCCACGATCGGCGCTGACCTGATCGAGAACGTGAGCGAGAACGTCGCTTCGGCATACAGCCTTGCCCTCCTTGACGAGGGGCTCGACGTCTCCGAGATCGCTTACACCATGAAGGTCACCAAGAAGGGCATCGAGAAGTGCGGCCCTGCGACGATCACGATGACGGTCTCGCCCGAGTGGGTAACGGCCCGCGGCGGCGTGGACAAGATTCGGATCCTCAGAATGGCAGACGACGGCACCACCCAGGTGCTCGAGACGGTCTTCAAGGGCTATGACACCGATGGTCAGTACGTCTTCGAGGCAGTCTCCCCGGACGGCCTCTCTGAGATCGGACTGGTCGCGGTGACCGAGTCGACCGCGGTCACGGTAAAGCCCACTGATGTGGGTGTCGGTGCGGAGACTCCCACGACGATCCCGGCCGGCGGCGACGAGACGCCCGCTGAGGGAGGTCTTCCGGTCGGCTTGATTGCCGTCGTTCTGGTGGCTATCGTCGCTATCGCGGCGGTCGGTTACTACTTCCAGAAGAAAGAATAA
- a CDS encoding metal-dependent hydrolase, producing the protein MFLLCHLVAGFILGLLLARVLRDMRAVPACAFGAILPDLIDKPLGHIFLADSLGYGRIYTHTLIVLFAVALVGALLFWRYRNGIVLALAVGIGSHQLLDAMWREPTNWYYPILGPFSGGADTTTFQDLVMAELSEPSEWIFLLVILSFGLLFLKKSWRDAFFSRSGRIVERLAVPLGILLIVAGGLLILSGLFPIPWAVTHLRAPADIALCGLVIVGAGIALAWIQLILDGDERGPPEKGE; encoded by the coding sequence ATGTTTCTCCTCTGCCACCTTGTCGCCGGGTTCATCCTCGGTCTCCTCCTCGCCCGGGTACTCCGGGACATGCGGGCAGTGCCGGCCTGCGCCTTCGGGGCGATCCTCCCTGATCTCATCGACAAGCCGCTGGGACACATCTTCCTCGCCGACTCCCTGGGATATGGACGGATCTATACTCACACCCTCATCGTCCTTTTCGCCGTTGCTCTCGTCGGCGCACTTCTCTTCTGGCGATACCGCAACGGTATCGTCCTCGCCCTCGCCGTCGGGATCGGATCCCATCAGCTACTGGACGCCATGTGGCGTGAACCGACCAACTGGTATTACCCTATTCTCGGTCCGTTCTCCGGCGGCGCCGACACCACCACCTTCCAGGACCTGGTCATGGCCGAACTCTCCGAACCGTCGGAATGGATCTTCCTCCTGGTCATCCTCTCGTTCGGTCTCCTGTTCCTGAAAAAATCCTGGCGAGACGCCTTCTTCTCACGTTCCGGGCGGATCGTCGAGCGGCTTGCCGTCCCGCTCGGCATCCTCCTCATCGTCGCCGGCGGACTCCTCATCCTCTCCGGGCTTTTTCCCATCCCCTGGGCGGTCACCCACCTCCGGGCCCCGGCCGACATCGCCCTCTGCGGCCTGGTCATCGTCGGCGCCGGGATCGCCCTGGCGTGGATACAACTGATCCTGGACGGTGATGAAAGGGGTCCGCCTGAAAAAGGGGAATGA
- a CDS encoding ABC transporter ATP-binding protein has product MSTEVIRLEHVRKVYPRLAGDVVALDDLSLTIEEGDFVAVMGSSGSGKSTLMNQIGCLDVPTSGTLWIAGKNVGEMSDFELTQLRRDTIGFVFQKFNLIPVLTARENVEIPLILKEGHRDTQGRAETLLRTVGLDGEVITHTPAELSGGQQQRVAIARALVNDPRILLCDEPTGNLDSKTSTQIMDLLAALHREGRTVVMVTHDQATAEYADRIVTISDGRVV; this is encoded by the coding sequence ATGAGCACCGAGGTCATCAGGCTGGAACACGTGCGGAAAGTCTACCCACGGCTCGCCGGAGACGTCGTCGCCCTCGACGACCTCTCCCTTACGATCGAGGAAGGGGATTTCGTGGCCGTGATGGGTTCGTCGGGCTCGGGCAAGTCCACGCTCATGAACCAGATCGGATGCCTCGACGTCCCGACCTCGGGCACCCTCTGGATCGCCGGCAAGAACGTCGGTGAGATGAGCGATTTCGAACTGACCCAGCTGCGCCGCGACACCATCGGGTTCGTTTTCCAGAAGTTCAACCTCATCCCGGTGCTGACGGCACGGGAAAACGTGGAGATCCCCCTTATCCTCAAAGAAGGACATCGGGATACGCAGGGCCGGGCCGAGACCCTCCTCAGGACCGTCGGTCTCGACGGCGAGGTGATCACCCACACCCCGGCCGAACTCTCAGGCGGGCAACAGCAACGGGTGGCCATCGCGAGGGCCCTGGTCAACGATCCCAGGATCCTCCTCTGCGACGAACCGACCGGCAACCTGGACTCGAAGACGAGCACGCAGATCATGGACCTCCTGGCCGCCCTCCACCGCGAGGGACGGACGGTGGTGATGGTCACCCACGACCAGGCCACGGCCGAGTACGCCGACCGGATCGTGACCATCTCGGACGGGCGGGTGGTCTGA
- a CDS encoding ABC transporter permease, whose translation MAKRNVRLHLVRSLLAAIGIVIGVLAITAMGMMGAALQQAVTSDLSAGADSLMIYPKIAAGDGGGITERQLRDIKMAAGPNQVVPIMSGTDRIAVGSETGYAQIYGLDPGDLDAVTEVETGVAFRGSAGALVGPTLAREYDMRVGSRLTLGKEGEERTVRVVGILKESGFSGTMMTDNAVLVPERWYTAAYGDDGYDMVQVAVSDLGEIDRVKERVEDRMNRREETVTIWDSRAFLEMVQEALGSISLFVMAIGGISLVVAAVSIFNVMLMSVNERIKEIGILRSLGAQKHEITLLFLYEAVILGLIGAGAGALLSLGGGYLLILLMVQDTAYFFTAQTLLYVPFGMGVGVVICLLSGVYPALRAAALNPVDALSAE comes from the coding sequence ATGGCAAAACGGAACGTGAGGCTCCACTTGGTCAGGTCGCTCCTCGCGGCAATCGGGATCGTCATCGGGGTGCTGGCCATCACGGCGATGGGGATGATGGGCGCCGCCCTCCAGCAGGCGGTCACCTCCGACCTCTCTGCGGGAGCCGACAGCCTGATGATCTATCCGAAGATCGCGGCGGGTGATGGCGGCGGGATCACCGAGCGGCAACTGCGGGATATCAAGATGGCTGCCGGCCCGAACCAGGTGGTCCCGATCATGAGCGGGACAGACCGGATCGCCGTCGGTTCGGAGACCGGATATGCCCAGATCTATGGGCTTGACCCCGGCGACCTGGACGCCGTGACCGAGGTGGAGACCGGGGTCGCCTTCAGAGGGAGCGCGGGCGCTCTTGTCGGCCCGACGCTTGCCCGTGAGTATGACATGCGGGTCGGGAGCCGGCTCACGCTGGGCAAAGAGGGTGAGGAGCGGACGGTGCGGGTCGTAGGGATCCTGAAGGAGTCCGGCTTCTCAGGGACGATGATGACCGACAACGCTGTCCTGGTCCCGGAACGGTGGTACACCGCTGCTTATGGGGACGACGGCTACGATATGGTCCAGGTGGCGGTCAGTGACCTCGGCGAGATCGATCGGGTCAAGGAACGGGTCGAGGATAGAATGAACCGCCGGGAGGAGACGGTGACGATCTGGGACTCCCGGGCCTTCCTGGAGATGGTTCAGGAAGCGCTGGGGAGCATTTCGCTCTTCGTGATGGCAATAGGTGGGATCTCTCTGGTCGTGGCGGCGGTGAGCATCTTCAATGTGATGTTGATGTCGGTCAACGAACGGATCAAGGAGATCGGGATCCTCAGAAGTCTGGGTGCGCAGAAACACGAGATCACCCTGCTTTTCCTGTACGAGGCCGTGATCCTCGGGCTGATCGGTGCCGGTGCCGGCGCCCTCCTCAGTCTTGGAGGCGGCTATCTCCTCATACTCCTGATGGTACAGGACACGGCCTACTTCTTCACGGCCCAGACCCTCCTCTATGTTCCCTTCGGGATGGGGGTCGGCGTCGTGATCTGTCTGCTCTCCGGTGTCTACCCGGCGCTGCGGGCGGCCGCGCTCAATCCGGTCGATGCGCTTTCCGCCGAGTGA
- a CDS encoding HEAT repeat domain-containing protein: MRTIERLQSTGDLEGLARLVREGTAHERLTAAWELGKRGEQGVRHLVPILQEGQGEETWEAAMGLSRAGSLAVEPLIEALATGKPETRTAAAWALEEIGDERAVEALIQALSDTDTFCRWTAAACLLRLGRDDGRQAAEEVLQKESEEARGYIGILAEGS, translated from the coding sequence ATGAGAACCATCGAGAGACTGCAATCGACCGGTGACCTCGAGGGACTGGCCAGACTTGTCAGAGAAGGCACTGCCCACGAAAGGCTCACCGCAGCATGGGAGCTTGGAAAAAGAGGAGAGCAGGGCGTCAGACACCTGGTCCCGATCCTCCAGGAAGGACAGGGCGAAGAGACCTGGGAAGCGGCTATGGGCCTCTCCAGAGCCGGAAGCCTGGCCGTCGAACCCCTGATCGAGGCCCTTGCCACCGGAAAGCCTGAGACCAGGACCGCGGCTGCCTGGGCCCTCGAGGAGATCGGCGACGAGCGGGCGGTGGAAGCGCTGATCCAGGCGCTGAGCGACACCGACACCTTCTGTCGGTGGACGGCCGCCGCGTGCCTGCTCAGGCTCGGCCGCGACGACGGCCGGCAGGCCGCCGAAGAAGTGCTCCAGAAAGAGAGCGAGGAGGCCCGGGGGTATATCGGCATCCTCGCCGAAGGGTCCTGA